A genomic stretch from Candidatus Woesearchaeota archaeon includes:
- a CDS encoding protein kinase — protein sequence MKEADDLVGGIEAVLGATFHSRVFKIKMANGGHYVMKINQPFKDPLQVELMREIGDISHPNLLTPLEIAEEDGRIIEFYPYIPHPTLYQRHGKQPDPETAKLIVLQILLGLSPLHRRGIIHHDVREPNIFVNPKTDEVTLFDYNISKKPYFLRTGMSTINNVPPEYLVGCTQIDYRFDIYQTGIILRDLTHGYDWAKETFIPVKGVTPELVQVIINAIHPDPDKRYRTAMNMAEALDKLI from the coding sequence ATGAAAGAAGCAGACGATCTAGTTGGAGGAATAGAAGCAGTACTTGGAGCGACGTTTCATTCTAGAGTGTTCAAAATAAAAATGGCAAATGGCGGACATTATGTCATGAAAATAAATCAACCATTTAAAGATCCACTCCAAGTAGAATTAATGAGAGAAATTGGAGATATTTCCCATCCAAACTTATTAACTCCCCTTGAAATTGCAGAAGAAGATGGAAGAATAATTGAATTTTATCCATATATCCCACACCCAACATTATATCAAAGACACGGAAAACAACCCGATCCTGAAACTGCAAAACTAATAGTTCTTCAAATATTACTCGGATTATCTCCACTACATAGACGAGGAATCATACACCACGATGTTCGAGAACCAAATATTTTTGTTAATCCTAAAACTGACGAAGTAACACTATTTGATTATAATATTTCAAAAAAACCATACTTTCTTCGAACAGGAATGTCAACAATCAATAATGTTCCTCCCGAATATTTAGTTGGTTGTACGCAAATAGATTATAGATTTGATATTTATCAAACAGGAATAATACTTAGAGATCTAACTCACGGATATGATTGGGCCAAAGAAACGTTCATACCTGTAAAAGGAGTCACTCCTGAATTAGTTCAAGTAATAATTAATGCAATTCACCCAGATCCAGATAAGAGATATAGAACTGCAATGAATATGGCCGAAGCTTTAGATAAACTTATTTGA
- a CDS encoding membrane biogenesis protein: MTLNNNFSEIFGDTSIIGMLHLAGERPVQRAMEEAIIYLEEGVDAVIVENYISHNLFHVKKTLEELQKANTGLVVGVNVLPNEYYYAFQYATQYGAQFIQLDHVAGTYDRRGTFQLQDYLQEKQAHPEIVVLGGVWPKYYTPIEGSDLEQDLAEGAERAEAIVVTGEGTGIETDIEKIRNFRRMLGPHKPLIVGAGLNPENAYEQLMIGDGAIVGSCFKPHGNERAPIDRDLVKRFMAEVYRVRQNK, translated from the coding sequence ATGACACTAAACAATAATTTTTCAGAAATATTTGGAGATACTTCAATCATAGGGATGTTACATTTAGCAGGTGAACGACCAGTTCAACGTGCAATGGAAGAAGCCATAATATATTTAGAAGAAGGTGTTGACGCAGTTATTGTTGAAAATTATATATCTCACAATTTATTTCATGTTAAAAAAACTCTCGAAGAATTACAAAAAGCAAATACTGGCTTAGTTGTAGGAGTAAATGTGCTACCTAACGAATATTACTATGCATTCCAATATGCAACTCAATACGGAGCACAATTTATTCAACTAGATCATGTTGCAGGAACATATGATCGCAGAGGAACATTCCAACTTCAGGATTATTTACAGGAAAAACAAGCACACCCAGAAATTGTTGTCTTAGGAGGAGTGTGGCCAAAATATTATACACCAATTGAAGGATCTGACTTAGAACAAGATTTAGCAGAAGGTGCAGAAAGAGCAGAAGCAATAGTTGTAACAGGAGAGGGAACTGGCATTGAAACAGACATTGAAAAAATAAGAAATTTTAGAAGAATGCTTGGACCTCACAAACCATTAATTGTGGGTGCCGGATTAAATCCAGAAAATGCATACGAACAATTAATGATCGGAGATGGCGCAATAGTTGGAAGTTGTTTTAAACCACATGGAAACGAACGTGCACCTATTGATAGAGATTTAGTAAAAAGATTCATGGCAGAAGTTTATCGCGTTCGCCAAAATAAATAA
- a CDS encoding CYTH domain-containing protein, whose protein sequence is MNIEVELRSFITKEKYEELLTFFKSNSKLIKEDYQETFYFDCEEDLRIQKNSFGAKIWMKKGKIHDAHREEIEIKFEKDQFEELEKLFLALNYQVDIKWFRTRFQFEWEDVTVCLDYTKGYGYIIELEKLCDDDQKLNMLELLKIKFSELNIPITPREDFESKFNHYKEHWKELIK, encoded by the coding sequence ATGAACATTGAAGTTGAACTAAGAAGTTTTATAACAAAAGAAAAATATGAAGAACTATTAACATTCTTTAAATCTAATTCTAAATTGATTAAAGAGGATTATCAAGAAACGTTTTATTTTGATTGTGAAGAAGATTTAAGAATTCAAAAAAATAGTTTTGGTGCTAAGATTTGGATGAAGAAAGGAAAAATTCATGATGCGCATCGCGAAGAGATTGAAATCAAATTTGAAAAAGATCAATTTGAAGAATTAGAAAAACTTTTTCTTGCATTAAATTATCAAGTAGATATTAAATGGTTTCGTACAAGATTTCAGTTTGAGTGGGAAGACGTAACTGTTTGTCTTGATTACACTAAAGGGTATGGATATATTATTGAGTTAGAAAAACTTTGCGATGATGATCAAAAACTAAATATGCTTGAATTACTTAAAATCAAATTTTCTGAACTTAACATTCCAATTACTCCCCGAGAAGATTTTGAATCTAAGTTTAACCATTACAAAGAACATTGGAAAGAATTAATAAAATAA
- a CDS encoding MFS transporter, producing MNNNYKSNLWKFFIFALSQRRNFIPILSIFFLTLPNTTAKQIGLYTGIGYLTSFLFEIPSGYFSDVFGHKRSLIFSKIAMICSQLFFIFASSVYWFIAGSILMATSLSLSSGTKEAFMHDTLKKLKREKEFSKVMGKLSANISVVSVVLIVLLPFFTSINILVPLWIWLFVDFIGLFISFTFVNTNNHKTIQKKDQKSVLQLFKDAHKFKFFSIAIFTGAITGFHLGSSGFRSVYLDQLGYPIIFLGFVMGLSRLIWFVVGNYAHLIEEKFTMKQHFLFEIFFFPLLFFAIAFFSNPYFVGLLFSIIVGYQWGRHQVINNYLLNYNPNPKYKATIISFMKQISAMFQFSMAFIGGFVMNYSYKLGYAFLGIVLFLFLVCSYYYIKKH from the coding sequence ATGAATAACAACTACAAAAGTAATCTTTGGAAGTTTTTTATTTTCGCACTGTCTCAAAGAAGAAACTTTATTCCCATTCTTTCAATTTTTTTCTTAACTCTTCCAAATACTACTGCAAAACAAATTGGGTTGTATACTGGAATTGGTTATTTGACTTCTTTTTTATTTGAAATTCCTAGTGGTTATTTTTCTGATGTATTTGGTCATAAAAGATCTTTAATTTTCAGTAAGATTGCAATGATTTGTTCTCAATTATTTTTTATTTTTGCATCTAGTGTTTATTGGTTTATTGCAGGATCTATTTTGATGGCAACATCTCTTTCATTATCATCAGGAACTAAAGAAGCATTTATGCATGATACTCTTAAAAAACTTAAGCGAGAAAAAGAATTTTCTAAAGTTATGGGAAAACTTTCAGCAAATATTTCTGTTGTTAGTGTGGTTTTAATCGTACTACTTCCTTTTTTCACAAGTATTAATATTCTTGTTCCATTATGGATTTGGTTATTTGTCGATTTTATTGGTTTATTTATTTCATTTACTTTTGTTAATACTAACAATCATAAAACTATTCAAAAGAAAGATCAAAAATCTGTTTTACAATTATTCAAAGATGCACATAAATTTAAGTTTTTTTCAATCGCAATTTTTACAGGAGCAATCACTGGTTTTCATTTAGGTAGTTCTGGATTTAGATCTGTTTATTTAGATCAGTTAGGTTATCCAATTATTTTTTTAGGTTTTGTTATGGGATTGTCTCGTTTAATTTGGTTTGTTGTGGGAAACTACGCGCATTTAATTGAAGAAAAGTTTACTATGAAACAACATTTTTTATTTGAGATATTTTTCTTTCCACTTTTATTTTTTGCAATAGCTTTTTTTTCAAATCCATATTTTGTTGGTTTGTTATTTTCAATTATTGTTGGGTATCAATGGGGGAGACATCAAGTTATCAATAATTATTTATTAAACTACAATCCTAATCCTAAATATAAAGCAACAATTATTTCATTTATGAAACAAATCTCTGCGATGTTTCAATTTTCTATGGCATTTATTGGTGGGTTTGTTATGAATTATTCTTACAAACTAGGTTATGCATTTTTAGGAATAGTATTATTTTTATTTTTAGTTTGTTCTTACTATTATATTAAAAAACATTAG
- a CDS encoding AbrB/MazE/SpoVT family DNA-binding domain-containing protein, producing the protein MEIGLTKMSSKGQIVIPVEMRKGLKEGDQIMLMKSKDKIVLKKATAKDLKLAEDLEFARRTEEAWKRYDKGEFIEMEYDDFLEEIKKW; encoded by the coding sequence ATGGAGATAGGTTTAACCAAAATGAGTTCTAAAGGCCAAATTGTAATACCTGTTGAAATGCGCAAAGGATTGAAAGAAGGAGATCAAATTATGCTAATGAAATCTAAAGATAAAATTGTTTTGAAAAAAGCTACTGCAAAAGATCTCAAACTAGCAGAAGATTTAGAGTTTGCTAGAAGAACAGAAGAAGCTTGGAAAAGATATGACAAAGGAGAATTTATTGAAATGGAATATGATGATTTTTTAGAAGAAATAAAAAAATGGTAA
- a CDS encoding type II toxin-antitoxin system RelE/ParE family toxin encodes MVKAILDPKFKKKLLKIKDNSLKDRIIKQLEKLKLNPEFGKPMRFARKGTRELHVQPHRIAYIYLPEKEVIIFLDIYHKDIQ; translated from the coding sequence ATGGTAAAAGCAATCTTAGATCCCAAATTTAAGAAAAAACTATTAAAAATAAAAGATAATTCTTTGAAAGATAGAATCATAAAACAATTAGAAAAACTTAAATTAAATCCCGAATTTGGAAAGCCAATGAGGTTTGCTAGAAAAGGAACTAGAGAACTTCACGTTCAACCTCATAGAATAGCTTACATATATCTCCCAGAAAAAGAAGTAATAATATTCTTAGATATATACCACAAAGACATTCAATAA
- a CDS encoding EamA family transporter — translation MNSWLIFGLIPPALWAICNLVDSKLRTKYIKDDFLLTAVAGIVGLLVFVLVPFKGMSFPGWSIALIALGTGILYIYAMVPYFKALSFEDASSVILLWFIAQIIVPFGAKFFLNESLVVSQYVGFGLVLIGGLLISIKRDSLKKLTVSKALFLMLLSGVLLDVYYMLEKYVYQHESFWNGFFWIRLGSFVGALTIILMPKYWCQFKKLAINFKSKSWKLVFSTEIINIIALISIGYAISIGSVSLVISLINFQPLFILILVIILSKFFPHLYEENLDKKTLTFKIIAVILLVIGLFLVGA, via the coding sequence ATGAATTCCTGGCTTATATTTGGTTTAATTCCTCCAGCCCTTTGGGCAATATGTAATTTAGTTGATAGTAAATTAAGAACTAAATATATTAAAGATGATTTTTTATTAACTGCAGTTGCAGGAATTGTGGGACTTTTAGTTTTTGTGTTAGTTCCATTCAAAGGCATGTCTTTTCCTGGTTGGAGTATTGCATTAATTGCGTTAGGAACTGGAATTTTATACATTTATGCGATGGTGCCGTATTTTAAAGCATTGTCGTTTGAAGATGCATCGTCAGTTATATTATTGTGGTTTATTGCGCAAATTATTGTTCCGTTTGGTGCGAAGTTTTTTCTTAATGAAAGTTTGGTAGTTTCACAATATGTTGGTTTTGGATTGGTTCTTATTGGGGGATTATTAATCTCAATTAAACGTGATTCATTAAAAAAATTAACAGTTAGTAAAGCATTATTTTTGATGTTATTATCAGGTGTGCTTTTAGATGTTTATTATATGTTAGAAAAATATGTTTATCAACATGAATCTTTTTGGAATGGTTTTTTTTGGATTCGTTTAGGAAGTTTTGTGGGTGCATTAACAATTATTCTTATGCCTAAGTATTGGTGTCAGTTTAAAAAATTAGCAATTAATTTTAAATCAAAATCTTGGAAATTAGTTTTCAGTACTGAAATCATAAACATTATAGCACTTATTTCAATAGGTTATGCAATTAGTATTGGTTCTGTTAGTTTAGTTATTTCATTAATTAATTTTCAGCCATTATTTATTTTAATTTTAGTCATTATTCTTTCTAAGTTTTTTCCACATTTGTATGAAGAGAATTTAGATAAAAAAACTTTAACTTTCAAAATAATTGCAGTTATTCTTTTAGTTATTGGTTTATTTTTAGTTGGTGCTTAG
- a CDS encoding tryptophan-rich sensory protein: MKLKINYVKLISAIILCQLAGIIGSLFTANSVKTWYTTINKPIFNPPSWIFSPVWITLFILMGVSLYIIWNQGFKKNKTEITIFGIQLILNTFWSIIFFGLKNISLAFVEIIILWIMILFTLIFFYKKSKTAAYLLIPYLLWVGFATILNLSILILN; this comes from the coding sequence ATGAAATTAAAAATAAATTATGTAAAATTAATATCTGCAATAATACTCTGTCAATTAGCAGGGATTATCGGATCATTATTTACTGCAAATTCTGTTAAAACGTGGTACACCACAATAAACAAACCAATTTTTAATCCACCTAGTTGGATTTTTTCTCCAGTTTGGATTACGTTATTTATTTTAATGGGAGTATCGCTTTACATAATATGGAATCAAGGTTTCAAAAAGAATAAAACAGAAATAACCATATTTGGAATCCAACTAATTTTGAATACTTTTTGGTCAATAATATTTTTTGGATTAAAAAATATTTCACTTGCTTTTGTTGAGATAATAATTCTTTGGATAATGATATTATTTACATTAATATTTTTTTACAAAAAATCAAAAACTGCAGCATATTTGTTAATACCTTATTTGCTATGGGTTGGTTTTGCAACAATACTTAATTTATCAATATTAATTTTAAACTGA
- a CDS encoding glycerophosphodiester phosphodiesterase, whose product MKIEKIINDTFKDSFNLFKKEYVTFILGTLLAILLSVFVITMPPLMFGVYLMASKLSKGKKIEITDVFKGFSYFFTSWGMFILAAIAITIGLVLLVIPGIILMILFQYAIVIAIKENKGAISALKKSYAVGKKHFVFSVALWILLIILNGIAQATYVGVLLTIPFSALVLTTAASKLK is encoded by the coding sequence ATGAAGATAGAAAAAATCATTAATGATACATTCAAAGACTCATTTAATTTATTCAAAAAAGAATATGTTACATTCATACTAGGAACATTACTTGCAATACTTCTTTCAGTTTTTGTTATTACAATGCCACCACTAATGTTTGGAGTATACTTAATGGCATCAAAACTTTCTAAAGGCAAAAAAATAGAAATTACTGATGTGTTTAAGGGATTTAGTTATTTCTTTACAAGTTGGGGAATGTTTATTCTTGCAGCAATTGCAATCACAATAGGACTTGTTTTACTAGTAATTCCAGGAATAATACTTATGATTTTATTTCAATATGCAATAGTTATTGCAATCAAAGAAAACAAAGGTGCAATTTCTGCATTAAAGAAAAGTTATGCTGTTGGAAAAAAACATTTTGTATTTTCAGTAGCACTGTGGATTTTATTAATCATATTAAATGGAATTGCTCAAGCAACATATGTTGGAGTTTTGTTAACAATACCATTTTCAGCATTAGTATTAACAACTGCTGCAAGTAAATTAAAATGA
- a CDS encoding DUF488 domain-containing protein translates to MLKTKSILAPIEESDGRRISVMSRHTLNDGITPDDRITSDKYDSHLTAFAPPLKLVGAYYKQRVDWTEFEMQYLEYLRTPKMREQVRSLAAESLETTITIMCIEETPDKCHRRLLAEECLTYQSGLQVLIE, encoded by the coding sequence ATGTTAAAAACAAAATCTATACTTGCACCAATTGAAGAAAGTGATGGTAGAAGAATTTCTGTAATGTCAAGACATACACTAAATGATGGAATAACTCCTGATGATCGAATCACTTCAGATAAATATGATTCACACCTAACTGCATTTGCACCACCATTAAAATTAGTTGGAGCATATTACAAACAAAGAGTAGACTGGACTGAATTTGAAATGCAATATTTAGAATATTTAAGAACTCCAAAAATGCGAGAACAAGTACGATCATTAGCTGCAGAAAGTTTAGAAACAACAATTACAATTATGTGCATTGAAGAAACGCCTGACAAATGTCATCGAAGATTGCTCGCAGAAGAATGTCTTACATATCAATCAGGATTGCAAGTATTAATAGAATAA
- a CDS encoding PLP-dependent lyase/thiolase, translating to MSLTKKEEQILKSIVIASENDPNNPEFPADDPKFPATPTYKIKVEGFSNIWLKDESHNPTGTHKDRMAWEIIVTYRDFLLAKKRGQIKGKIPAMSIISSGSAAVAIQSQLKKYNLPNLKVLADANMNPQVLTSMKKIGCEIYETNLSKKSLHWQEILTLTHNPNGFDITSSEALDPTTRFYDWLSYEIINSSPDYCFIPFGTGNLFENVLNINKKEVSTKDHDPRFKGNLKKLRNCHFLGATTNNPKSKADKLYSPHLPFVHFDEQWIRLYRHAGFCGSESQVHLIKEKYLDEAITIAKTQGINCEPSGISGLALFLQWKNKVPKNKKILIVSTGKTKYP from the coding sequence ATGTCATTGACTAAGAAAGAAGAACAGATATTAAAATCAATAGTAATCGCATCTGAGAATGATCCTAACAACCCAGAGTTTCCAGCAGATGATCCAAAATTTCCTGCAACACCAACATACAAAATAAAAGTTGAAGGTTTTTCTAATATATGGTTAAAAGATGAAAGTCACAATCCAACAGGCACACATAAAGATCGAATGGCTTGGGAGATCATCGTAACCTACCGAGATTTCTTGCTCGCTAAAAAAAGAGGACAAATTAAAGGAAAAATACCTGCAATGTCAATTATTTCTTCAGGAAGCGCTGCAGTTGCAATTCAATCACAATTAAAAAAATATAATTTACCTAATTTGAAAGTACTCGCAGATGCAAATATGAATCCCCAAGTTTTAACGTCTATGAAAAAAATTGGTTGTGAAATCTATGAAACAAATTTAAGCAAAAAATCACTTCATTGGCAAGAAATACTAACACTAACTCACAATCCCAACGGATTTGACATAACTTCAAGCGAAGCACTTGATCCAACCACAAGATTTTATGACTGGCTAAGTTATGAAATAATTAATTCGTCACCTGACTATTGCTTTATCCCATTTGGAACTGGAAATTTATTTGAAAATGTTTTAAACATCAATAAAAAGGAAGTTTCAACGAAAGATCATGATCCACGTTTCAAAGGAAATTTGAAAAAATTAAGAAACTGTCATTTTTTGGGTGCCACAACTAATAACCCAAAATCAAAAGCAGATAAATTATATTCTCCACACTTGCCGTTTGTTCATTTCGACGAGCAATGGATACGATTGTATCGACATGCAGGATTTTGTGGATCAGAATCCCAAGTTCATTTAATAAAAGAAAAATACTTAGATGAAGCTATAACTATTGCTAAAACACAAGGAATTAATTGCGAACCTTCAGGAATTTCTGGACTTGCATTGTTTTTGCAATGGAAAAATAAAGTGCCAAAGAATAAAAAAATTCTAATTGTTAGTACTGGAAAAACTAAGTATCCTTGA
- a CDS encoding DUF2683 family protein: MVQALVELSQNTNRVLNIIKAKYELKDKGEAIEALVSEYIELKQEPELRPEYVKKLKKIMRGKYVSGEKLEKALREI, translated from the coding sequence ATGGTTCAAGCTTTAGTTGAATTAAGTCAAAATACGAACAGGGTGTTAAATATAATAAAGGCAAAGTATGAGTTGAAGGATAAAGGTGAAGCTATAGAAGCATTAGTTTCTGAGTATATAGAATTAAAACAAGAGCCTGAGTTAAGACCTGAGTACGTAAAGAAACTTAAAAAGATTATGCGAGGAAAATATGTTTCTGGCGAAAAGCTCGAGAAAGCATTACGAGAAATATAA
- a CDS encoding pyruvate, phosphate dikinase — MKVTKYVYDFSEGKKDMKELLGGKGANLAEMTNIGIPVPFGFTITTETCHEFSQSNKFPEGMLAEVEEKIKLVEEKMGMKFGDPTNPLLLSVRSGAAASMPGMMDTVLNLGLNSTIVDGMVQKTGNERFVLDSYRRFIQMFGDVVMEVPHHNFEKILHAKKEEKGVKLDTDLTIEHLKELVNEYKAMVKETTEKDFPEDPMEQLKLSIEAVFSSWNNSRAILYRQLNDIKGLLGTAVNVQAMVYGNMGDTSGTGVCFTRDPATGENIFYGEYLMNAQGEDVVAGIRTPQKISQLNEVMPEAYSELVAIYKKLETHYKDMQDMEFTIQDCKLYILQTRNGKRTAAAAVKISVDMVSEGLIDKKEALLRIDPNALNQLLHKQLDPAEKVKFSAVATGLPASPGAAVGQVIFDSHKANEWAEEGKTVVLVRTETSPEDLIGMNAAQGILTSRGGMTSHAAVVARGMGKCCIAGCSDVIVHEAEGYMEVAGKQIKEGEYITLDGTTGELFLDKIPTNDPELTGDFGTIMSWSDEVRKLKVRTNADGPKDATVAIKFGAEGIGLCRTEHMFFEGDRIKAMREMILSADLEGRKKALAKILPYQKADFKGLFEVMGDLPVTIRLLDPPLHEFLPKDAADIKLISEELNVSVEKLNEKIESLHEVNPMLGHRGCRLGITYPEITEMQTRAIIEAALEVKKEKGTNLVPEIMIPLIGNVTEYKNQKEVVVKIADAIISESGIDMKYMVGTMIEVPRGALTADEVAAEAEFFSFGTNDLTQMTLGFSRDDVGNFVPEYVKKGILEKDPFQVLDQTGVGQLVKMAVEKGRSVKSNLKLGICGEHGGEPSSVEFCHKVGLDYVSCSPFRVPIAKLAAAQAVLKEE, encoded by the coding sequence ATAAAAGTGACTAAATATGTATACGATTTCTCAGAAGGGAAAAAAGACATGAAAGAATTATTAGGCGGCAAAGGTGCAAACCTAGCTGAAATGACAAACATTGGAATTCCAGTACCATTCGGATTTACAATCACTACCGAAACATGCCACGAATTTTCTCAAAGCAATAAATTTCCAGAAGGAATGCTTGCAGAAGTAGAAGAAAAAATCAAACTTGTTGAAGAAAAAATGGGCATGAAATTTGGAGACCCAACAAACCCATTATTATTATCAGTTCGAAGTGGAGCTGCAGCATCAATGCCTGGAATGATGGACACAGTACTAAACTTAGGACTTAATTCTACAATCGTTGACGGAATGGTTCAAAAAACAGGAAATGAAAGATTCGTACTTGACTCATACAGACGATTTATTCAAATGTTTGGAGATGTTGTAATGGAAGTACCACACCACAACTTTGAAAAAATTCTTCACGCAAAAAAAGAAGAAAAAGGAGTAAAGCTTGACACAGACTTAACAATTGAACACTTAAAAGAATTAGTTAATGAATACAAAGCAATGGTTAAAGAAACTACTGAAAAAGATTTTCCAGAAGATCCAATGGAACAATTAAAATTGTCAATTGAAGCAGTATTTTCATCATGGAATAATAGTCGAGCAATATTATACAGACAATTAAATGATATTAAAGGACTTCTTGGAACTGCAGTAAATGTACAAGCAATGGTATATGGAAACATGGGTGATACATCAGGAACGGGAGTTTGTTTTACAAGAGATCCTGCAACTGGTGAAAATATTTTCTACGGAGAATACTTAATGAATGCACAAGGCGAAGATGTTGTTGCAGGAATTAGAACACCACAAAAAATATCCCAACTAAATGAAGTGATGCCTGAAGCTTACTCCGAACTTGTTGCAATTTACAAAAAACTTGAAACACACTACAAAGACATGCAAGATATGGAATTTACAATTCAAGACTGTAAGTTATACATCTTACAAACAAGAAATGGAAAAAGAACCGCAGCTGCTGCTGTAAAAATCTCAGTTGATATGGTAAGCGAAGGACTAATTGATAAAAAAGAAGCACTACTAAGAATTGATCCTAATGCACTTAACCAATTACTGCACAAACAACTAGATCCTGCAGAAAAGGTTAAATTTAGCGCAGTTGCAACAGGACTTCCAGCGTCCCCTGGAGCTGCAGTTGGACAAGTAATATTTGATTCACACAAAGCAAACGAATGGGCAGAAGAAGGAAAAACAGTAGTACTTGTAAGAACTGAAACTAGTCCTGAAGATTTAATTGGGATGAATGCAGCACAAGGAATCTTAACTTCTCGAGGAGGAATGACATCTCATGCAGCAGTAGTTGCAAGAGGAATGGGAAAATGTTGTATTGCAGGATGTTCTGATGTTATTGTTCATGAAGCAGAAGGATACATGGAAGTTGCGGGAAAACAAATCAAAGAAGGAGAATACATAACACTTGATGGAACTACTGGAGAATTATTCCTTGATAAAATTCCAACAAACGATCCCGAACTAACTGGAGACTTTGGAACTATTATGAGTTGGTCTGATGAAGTTCGAAAACTAAAAGTAAGAACTAATGCAGATGGACCAAAAGATGCAACTGTTGCAATTAAGTTTGGAGCAGAAGGAATTGGTTTATGTAGAACTGAACACATGTTTTTTGAAGGTGACAGAATCAAAGCTATGCGCGAGATGATTTTATCAGCAGATCTTGAAGGACGTAAAAAAGCTCTGGCTAAAATATTACCATATCAAAAAGCAGACTTCAAAGGATTATTCGAAGTAATGGGAGATCTACCAGTAACAATTAGATTACTTGATCCACCACTACACGAGTTTTTACCAAAAGACGCAGCAGACATTAAATTAATTTCTGAAGAATTAAATGTTAGTGTTGAAAAACTAAATGAAAAAATTGAAAGTTTACATGAAGTAAATCCAATGCTTGGACACCGTGGATGTAGACTCGGAATTACCTATCCAGAAATTACTGAAATGCAAACAAGAGCAATAATTGAAGCAGCGCTCGAAGTAAAAAAGGAAAAAGGTACAAATTTAGTTCCAGAAATTATGATTCCATTAATTGGAAATGTAACTGAATATAAAAACCAAAAAGAAGTAGTGGTAAAAATTGCAGATGCAATCATTTCAGAGTCAGGAATTGACATGAAATACATGGTTGGAACTATGATTGAAGTTCCTCGAGGAGCATTAACCGCAGACGAAGTTGCAGCAGAAGCAGAATTTTTTAGCTTTGGAACAAATGACCTAACACAAATGACTTTAGGATTTTCAAGAGATGATGTTGGAAATTTCGTACCTGAATATGTTAAAAAAGGAATTTTAGAAAAAGATCCATTTCAAGTTTTAGATCAAACAGGAGTTGGACAACTAGTTAAAATGGCTGTTGAAAAAGGAAGATCCGTAAAGAGTAATTTGAAACTTGGAATTTGCGGAGAACATGGAGGAGAACCATCATCTGTTGAATTCTGCCACAAAGTAGGACTTGACTATGTAAGTTGCTCACCATTTAGAGTTCCAATTGCAAAACTTGCAGCAGCACAAGCAGTTTTAAAAGAAGAATAA